Sequence from the Myxococcota bacterium genome:
CCACGAAGCCCGCCGCCGCGCCGCTCGGGTCGTGCATGCGCGACGCGGTCCAGTTCAGCGTGCGCACCTCGCCGCCGACCGCGATCGGCATCTGGCGGCGCAGGGTCTCCTGCGGGCCCGACGCGAGCCGGTGCAGAAGCCCGGTCAGCGCGTCGTTCACCGGGCCCGTGAGCATCTCGTCGATCTTCTTGCCGACCCAGTCACCGGGCTGGACGCCGAGCAGGCGCAGCGCGGGCGGGTTGATGGTGCGCACGGTGAACTCCGCGTCGAGCGACGCCACGCCCGCTCCGACCGCGCGCAGGATGATCTCCATCTGCGCGCGCCGTCGCTCCAGGTCCTCGCGGTTCTTGGCCAGGTCGGTCGCCATCCGGTTGAAGCCGTCGACCAGGGCCGAGATCTCGTCGTGCCCTCCCCGCTCCACGCGCACGTCGAGGTTTCCGGCCGCGACCTCCGCGGTCGCGCCCGCGAGTCTCTCGATCGGCTCGGTGACTTGCTTGGCCAGCCGGAAGCCGATCCACGACGAGAACAAGACGCTCGAGAGCGTGATCATCGCGAGCAACATGAGCATGCTCGCCTCGAACGTGCCCTTGCGCGGCTGGAGTCTCTCGTAGGCGGCGCGCGCCGCGCGGATGCCTTCGACGCGCGTGCTGATCGCGCGCGGCAGGAAGCGGTTCACCACCACCACGCCGACGATCTCCCGCGCCTGACCGGCGCCGCGCACCGGCACCACCGAGCGCACCAGCTCGCCCGGGCCCGCGCCCTGGATGACGCTGCGCTCGCTGCCTTCGAGCGCCGCCTTGATCAGCGCCGAGGTCGGCGCCTCGAACGCGACCACCGCCAGCTCGGGCTGGGTCGCGGTCGCGAGCTCCTCCGAGTCGCGGTTGAACACCTCGACCACGCCCAGGTCGTACTCGGCCTGCTTCTCCGCCACGAACTTGCGCAGCGGGTCGAGCGCGTCCGCGCGCAAGAGCTTGCGCTCCTCGAGCTGCGCCGCGATGCGCCGCGCGAAGAACAGGGAGGACTCCTCCGCCTCGCTGTAGTAGGCATCGGCGACCTCGAGTGACTGGCCCAGGCTGTCGGACAGCTCGAGCTCGAACCACACGCTGACGGCGCGCGACATCAGGAGCGCCGAGAGCACGAACAGCGCCGTCGACGACAGCGCCGTGGCGAACACGAACGAGGTCACGAAGCGCGTGTTCAGCTTGGAGCCGAAGCGGCCGGCGCGCCGGTCGACGAACAGCTTCACCACGTTGCGCGAGAGCAGGAAGACCAGGAGCCCGATCAGCGCGACGCTGAAGTTCAGGAGCGCCAGCAGCACCGTGTCGCTGGCCAGCGGGAGCGCGTGCGCCCGGGTGAGGAGCTCCTGCTCCACCCCGAACAGTAGCGCCAGGACGGCGAACGCCAGACCCGCCAGACGCCAGTCGCGCCGGCGCCGCCGTGTCTCTTCGCTGACTTCCGTGGACTTGCTCGCCGGTTCCAATCGCCCCAACGCTAACGCACGCCGGCTTTTCGCATCAAGCTGTCCCGCGCGCATGGCGCGCCCGTAAGCCTCTGAAAAATGTCGGGTTTGGGCGCGCCGAACGTCAAGCCGCGAGTCCCGCCTTCCGAAGAGCCCGAGATGCAGCCGCGCCCGCGTACGCCCGCGAATCGAACCTCGCCCGAGCAGGCGGAGCGCATCCAGCGCTTGCTGCAGAGCTTCGCGACCAACCCCACCGACGCGCGCGCCTTCCGCACGCTGGAAGAGCACCTGTATCTCGCGGGCGCGTGGAGCGAGCTCGCGAGCGTGTACGACTGCCGGCTGTCGGTGCTCCAGCCGACCAGCCCGGAGCGCGCCGAGGTCCTGACCAAGGTCGCAGGCGTGTACGGCGAGCGCCTGGGCGACGTCGCGCAGTCGCGCGCGCGCTACGAAGAGCTGCTGCGCATGCAGCCGCAGAACGCGACCGCGCTCGCGACCTTGCGCCGCATGCTCGCAGCCGCGGGAGACGTGACTTCCGCGCTGCAGCTCGCCGAGGCCGAGGAGGCGCTGCCGCTCGAGTCCAACGCGCGCGCGCAGCTCTTCGCCGAGATCGGGCAGCTGTGGCGCGGGCTGGGCGACAAGGACGAGGCGCGGCGCCGTTTCGACGCCGCGCTCGAGCTCGACCCGACCTGCGACCCCGCGGTGCAGGGCGCGGCGCTGCTCGCCGAGGACGCCGGCGACCGCACGCGCGCCTTCGGCCTGCACGAGAGCCGGCTGGCGGGACTCAGCGGCAACCACCGCGCCGACGTGCTGGAGCGCATGGCGCGCCTGCTCCCGCCGGGAGAGACCGAGCGGCGCAAGTCGCTCTTGTCCGAGATCGTGAAGAGCCATCCCGAGCGGCGCGGGCCGATCGAGCGACTGATCGAGCTCGAGCGCTCGGCGCGCCAGTACGGCCGCGTCGACGAGCTGCAGCGCGCGCTGTGGAAGCTGGTGCACGACCCGGTCGAGCGCATCGCGCTGGCCACGGGCGCAGCCGCCCTGCAGATCGACGAGGCCCAGAACGTGTCCGCCGCGGTGCACTGGGCGGAGCGCGCCGACGAGATCGCCTCCGACGACGCGGCCGTGCAGAAGCTGCGGCTGCGCATCCACCGGCGCGCGGCCTCGCACGCCGGCATCATCGACTCACTCGAGAAGCTCACGCGCATCGAGGGCGTGACCAGCGTGCGCGCGCTCGAGCTCGCCGTGCTCTACGAGCGCGAGGGCCACGCCGAGCAGGCCGTGCGCGCGCTGGAGCGCCTGCTCGCGACCGATCCGTACGACGCCGAGGCGCTGGCCGTGTTGGACCGCTGTCTGGCGCGCATGGGCCGGCACGCGGAGCGCGCCGAGGTGCTGGAGCGGCGCATGGCCGCGGCCGCCAGCAACGAGGACGCCGCCGACCTGATGGTCGAGCTCGGCGACCTGTACGCCCACGCGCTGAGTCACTCCGCGAACGCCGAGGCCGCCTACCGGCGCGCGCTCGAGCAGGTGCCCGCCCACGCAGCCGCCGCAGCCCAGCTGCGCGACCTCCTGCGCTCCGCCGGGCGTGGCGACGAGCTGTGCGCGCTGCTGCGCGGGCTCGCCACGGCCGCGCCTCCCGGACGCGGCCGCGCGGCGCTCTTGTGCGAGCTGGCGCAGCTCGAGCTCGAGCACGGGGCCGGGCCGTCCGAGGCGCGCGCCGCCTACGTGCAGGCGCTCGAGACCGATCCCAGCTGCGGGCCCGCGCTGGCCGGCCTGCGCGAGCTGGCCAGCTCGACGCGCGAGCCGGCGGCGCTGCTCGAAGTCTCCGAGCGCGAGCTCGCGCTCGAGCCGCCGCCCGAGCGCGCGGCCGTGCTGCTGCAGGACATTGCGCAGGCGGCGAACGCGCTGGGCGACCCGGCACGCGCCCGCGCCGCGCTGCAGCGCTCGATGGAGCTTGCGCCCGCGCCCGAAGCGCTGGGCCTGCTGGCCGAGCTGGCGCGCGCCGATGGCGACTTCGCCGCCGAGGCGCGCGCGCTCGAGTCACTCGAGGCGCTGGTGCACGACGCCCACCCCGAGGCCCACGCGCTCGCCTGCGTGCGGCTCGCCGAGCTCGCCCTGGCGCGCCCCGAGCCCGAGGCACTGCAGGACGTGGAGCGCTGGTACCGCGCGGCGCGCGCGAGCGCGCCCGAGGACGAGGCGCTGCGCGCGCGGCTGATCGAGCTCTACCGCCGCTCGGGCATGAAGCCCGAGCTCGCCCAGGAGCTGCGCGCCCAGCTCGAGGCCGGCGGGCCGCGGCCCCCGCTCGAGCTGTCGCTCGAGCTCGCGCGCACGCTGGCGGAGCTGGGCGATCTCGTCCAGGCGTCGACCGTGCTGCAGCCCGCGTTCGAGCGCGAGCCGGAGTCGAACGCGGCCGGTGACCTGCTCGAGAGCCTGCTCGCCGAGCAGGATCGGATCGAGGAGCTGTGCGACGTGCTGGCGCGGCGACTCACACGCGAGCGCGACCCCGCGCGCCGGCGCGAGCTCGCGCACCGCCAGGCGGGCCTCCTGCTCGACGGCCTGCGCCGCGGCGCCGACGCGATCGCCGTGCTGCGCGAGTTCGCCGATCCCACGCGCGACGGCCGGCTCGAGCACCTGTTCGCGCGCGCGCTCGAGGCCGGCGGCGAGACCCGGGAGCTCGAGGCGTGGCTCGGCATGCGCGAGCCGCACGTCTCGGGCGCCGAGCGCACGGAGCTCCTGCTGCGCCTGGCCGCGCTGCAGGAGGGCGACGGACGCGTCGCCGAAGCCATCGCGTGTCTCAAGCGCGCCCGCGACGACGCGTCGCCCGAGCTCGCGCCCACGGTGCGCAGCGCGCTGCTCGCGCTGCTCCGCACCCATGGCACACCCGAGGACCACCTCGCCTTCCTCGAAGAGAGCATCGCCGCCGCCGACGGCCCGGCGCGGGCGTCACTCCTGGTCGAGCGCGCCCGCCTCTACGCCGAGCGCCTGCGCGACTCGGCGCGCGCGCTCGCGGACCTGGAGCGCGCCGAGAGCGACGGCGAGCTGGGCGCCGACGACCTGCGCCTGTTCGCGGAGCTGTGCGCCGCGGCCGGCGCTCACGACCGCCAGGTGCGGGCGCTCGAGAAGCTCGCGGAGTGCGCTCCCAGCGCGGAGCTGCGGCGCGCGACCTGGCTCGACCTGGCGCGGCTGCTGGGCGACGGCCCCGCGGAGGTGCGCGACGACGCGCGCGCCGAGCGCGTGCTGAAGGGACTCCTGGAGCGCGACGGGGCCGACCCCGACGCCTTCGATCGACTCACACTCCTGTACGAGCGCACCGAGCGCGGGCGCGAGCTGCGGCGGCTGTTCGGCGAGAGACTCGCCGAGCCGAACCTGCGCAACGGCGAGCGCAGCGCGCTGGCGCTGCGCCTCGCGCGGCTCCAGCTCGCCTCGGGCGAGGCGCGGCTCGCGGTCGAGACACTCGTGGGCGCCCGCCCGTCGCAGGGCGACGATCCCGCGCTCGAGGAGCTGCTCTACGCGGCGCTGGGCGCCGCGGGCAACCGCTCGGGACAGACCCGGCTGTGCGCCGAGCGCGCCGCCCGCGGCGATGGCCCCGAGCGCGCGCGCTGGCTGCGGCGCTGGCTGTCGGCGCTCGAGGCGGCGGGCCAGCCCGCGTCCGAGCGGCTCGCGGTGGTGGAGCGGCTCGGCGCCGAGCGGCCCGACGATCCGGAGCTGCTCGCCCTGCGCCTGCCGCTCTTGCGCGAGGGCGCCCCGCCCGCGGAGCTGGCCGACGGCCTGGAGCGGGCACTGACTCACTCCGGCTCGGCCTCGCAGGCCACGCGCCGCCTGTGGGTGCGCGAGCTCCTGGCGCTGTGCGAAGGCGTGCTCGCCAGCCCGGGCCGCGCGCTGGCGCTGGTCGAGCGCGAGCTCCCGAACGATCCCGGCCTGCGCGAGCACGGCCTGCGCGCGTCGCGCGCGCTGGGCGACGGCGCGCGCGAGCTCGAGCTCTTGCGCCCGCTCGCGGCGGCTGCCGGCGACGCGGCCTTCCCGCCCGCCGAGCTGCGCCGGCTGGGCCTGGCGCTGGCGCGCGCGGGCGAGAGCGCCGAGGCCTACACCGTGCTGTGTCGCGCGCGCGCCGCCATGCCGCTCGACCGCGAGGTGCTGGCCGCGCTCGAAGACCTGGTGCGGCCGCGCGGCGACGCGGCCGAGCTGCTCGACGTGCTCTCCGCCCGCTTCGTGACCGAGGCCGGCGAGGCACGCCTGCGCGCCGCGCGCGACGCGGTCGCCAGCGCGGCCCGCGCGCGCGACCCGAAGCTCGAGCTGGCCTGGCTGCGCAAGCTCCACGCCCTGCAGCCGCTCGAGCGGCGCGAGCGGGCGCGCTGGCTCGCGCTCGAGCGCGAGGTCGGCAGCGCGGGCGGCCGGCTCGAGGCCGTGCGCTCACTGGCAGAGCTCGCCAGCGACTCGCTCGAGCAGGCCGAGCTGGCCGCAGCCGAGGGCGAGATCCTGGCCGAGGGCGGACAGCTCAACGAAGCCAGCGCCTGCTACGCGCGCGCGCTCGCCAGTCAGCCGCGGCCCAAGCTCGCCTGGCTGCGCGCGCAGAGTGACTTGCTCGCGCGGCTGGGACGCCCGAGCGAGCGCGTCGACCTGCTGCGCGCGCTGGCGCGCCACAACGACGCCAGCGCCGAAGAGCGCATGGGCTTCCAGCGCGAGCGCATCGAGCTGCTCGCGTCGCACCCGGAGCTGCGCGAAGAGGCGGCGCTCGAGCTGCGCATGTGGCTCGACTCCGACCCGGGCGCGTCGCGCTCGGCACAGCTCGAGCGCATGCGTTCGCTCTTGCGCCTGTACGCGGACCTCGGGCGGGACGCCGACTGGTGCGCGCTGGCCGAGCGCGCGCTGCCGCTGTCTCCCGACGTGGAGCGCGCGGAGCTCGAGCGGCGCATCGCGGGGCGCCTGGGCGGCGCGCTGGGCTCCACCGACCAGGCGATCGCCGCCTGGCAGCGCGTGCTCGCGCGCACGCCGGCCGACCGCGAGGCGCTGGCGGCGCTCGCCGCCCTCCTGCGCCGGCCCGGCGACGAGGCGCGCCGCGCCGACGCGCTCGAACGGCTGGCGAGCGCCGGCGCCGACGGCGCCGAGTCACTCTGGCTCGAGGCCGCGCGGCTGCGCTGGCAGTCACTGGGCGACGCGCGCGCAGCGCTCGAAGACACCGACAAGGCGCTCGCGCTCGCGCCCCGGCTCGACGGCGCGCACGACCTGCGCAGCGAGCTGTGCGCGCAGCTCGACCGCCACGACGACGAGGCGGCCTCGCTGCGCGCGCTGCTCCAGTCCGATCCCGAGGGCGAGCACGCCGCCGACCGCTGGCTGCGGCTCGCCCAGCTCGTGGCGGCGCGGCGCGAGGGCTGGCCCGAGGCCGTCGAGGCCGCGGAGCGCGCGCTGTCGGTGTCCGATGGCCGCGCCGGCCTGATGCGCGACGCGCGCCGCGTGTTCGAGCGCGCACACGCGTTCGAACGCGCGCGCGACCTCTTGTGCGACGAGATCGCGGCCGCGAGCGGCGACGACGCGCTCGACCTGCACCGCCGCCTGGCGCGCGTGGCCTGGGACGAGCTGCACGACGAGGAGCTGGCCTGCAAGTCGCTGGCGGCGCTCGACGCCGCCGATGCGCTGCGCACCGACGATCGGCAGCGCTACGCGGCCGCCCTGGCCGAGCAGGGCCGCCTGCGCGAGTCACTCGAGCAGCGCCACGCGGCCCTGGCCGACGTGGGCGAGCTCGCGCCCGCGGCCGCCTGGCTCGAGCTGGCGCACGACGCGATCGAGAAGCTCGACGACCCGTCGCGCGCCCGCGACGCCTGCGACCGCGTGCTGGCGCGCGAGTCACAGAACCGCGAGGCGCTCGAGCTGCGCGCCATGCTGCACAGCCGGCTGTGCGAGCCGGCGCGCGAGTTCGAAGACGTGCTGGCGCTGGCCGAGCTCGAGACCGACTCCGCGCAGGCTGCTCTGAAGTTCACGCGCGCGGGCGAGATCGCGCGCGACCGGCTCGACGACCCGATGCGCGCCTGGGCGCTGTTCCGCACCGCGCTGCGCCGCGATGGCGCGCACCTTCCGGCCCTGCTCGGCTCGGGCCAGATCGCGCTCGCGCGGCGGGAGTTCGCCGAGGCCGAGCGCGCCTTCGGCCTGGCCACGCAGCTCCTGCGCGGCTCACCCGACGAGGACAAGCTCGCCGCCACGGCACGCTCCGCCGCCGAGGCGGCC
This genomic interval carries:
- a CDS encoding ATP-binding protein, which produces MEPASKSTEVSEETRRRRRDWRLAGLAFAVLALLFGVEQELLTRAHALPLASDTVLLALLNFSVALIGLLVFLLSRNVVKLFVDRRAGRFGSKLNTRFVTSFVFATALSSTALFVLSALLMSRAVSVWFELELSDSLGQSLEVADAYYSEAEESSLFFARRIAAQLEERKLLRADALDPLRKFVAEKQAEYDLGVVEVFNRDSEELATATQPELAVVAFEAPTSALIKAALEGSERSVIQGAGPGELVRSVVPVRGAGQAREIVGVVVVNRFLPRAISTRVEGIRAARAAYERLQPRKGTFEASMLMLLAMITLSSVLFSSWIGFRLAKQVTEPIERLAGATAEVAAGNLDVRVERGGHDEISALVDGFNRMATDLAKNREDLERRRAQMEIILRAVGAGVASLDAEFTVRTINPPALRLLGVQPGDWVGKKIDEMLTGPVNDALTGLLHRLASGPQETLRRQMPIAVGGEVRTLNWTASRMHDPSGAAAGFVVVVDDVTEIMRVQRMAAWREMARRIAHEIKNPLTPIQLSAQRLRRKLTGKVADPESEALLRESTDAITAEVEAMKHLLAEFSSFARLPATDPAPTDLNKLVSEVVELYRGNATIEFTAALDPAVPMLDLDRQQIRRVILNLCDNAVAAIDEAGPGPRKVNVSTRYDAAVGTIHLQVADTGNGIRPEDRARLFEAGFSTKRAGSGLGLAIVSRIVSDHSGYVRVAANRPRGSRFIVELPVRTEAPWPRS